Proteins from one Oenanthe melanoleuca isolate GR-GAL-2019-014 chromosome 1, OMel1.0, whole genome shotgun sequence genomic window:
- the GPR34 gene encoding probable G-protein coupled receptor 34 produces the protein MMAATSADLPTTVPHKEELWSNQTNLTINASESHSNGSCSLEDNNSLSLALIFFYSIIFVVGLVGNIVALFAFLRIHQKRNSIQVYLLNVAVADLLLIFCLPFRILYHATNRWMFGRIFCKVVGTLFYMNMYISIVLLGLISLDRYIKINKSVKRPKMLTTARSVQICCTVWAIALTGFIVVVAPSFFKTKDSNFTKCFHYRSKQNAEKTEAILNYIIVVIFWVVFFLLILSYVKIAKNLLKISRRRANFPNAGKYTKTARNSFIVLIIFTICFVPYHIFRFVYITSQLQTPSCHWTKIIHVCNEVMLVFSSFNSCLDPVMYFLMSRSVRKTVLQLICTKLHGESSLNLESTSDIKLGQYAQERLSTTTPHSSYSRKKSVI, from the coding sequence ATGATGGCTGCCACTTCAGCTGATTTACCAACCACTGTTCCACACAAGGAAGAACTCTGGAGTAACCAAACCAACCTGACCATAAATGCCTCAGAAAGCCACAGTAatggcagctgctccttggaagACAACAACTCACTGTCACTTGCTTTGATCTTCTTTTACTCCATTATTTTTGTCGTTGGATTGGTTGGGAATATTGTAGCCCTGTTTGCTTTCCTGCGGATTCACCAGAAAAGGAATTCTATCCAAGTCTACTTGCTAAACGTAGCGGTTGCAGACCTTCTGCTGATCTTCTGCCTCCCCTTCCGGATCCTCTACCATGCCACCAACCGCTGGATGTTCGGGCGGATTTTCTGCAAGGTTGTGGGAACTCTGTTTTACATGAACATGTACATTAGCATAGTACTGCTGGGACTCATTAGTCTGGATcgttacataaaaataaataagtctGTGAAGCGCCCAAAGATGTTAACCACTGCCCGCAGTGTGCAGATCTGTTGCACGGTGTGGGCGATTGCACTGACAGGATTTATAGTGGTGGTTGCACCGTCTTTCTTTAAGACAAAGGACAGCAACTTTACCAAGTGCTTTCATTACAGAAGCAAACAGAATGCAGAGAAGACTGaagcaattttaaattatatcatTGTAGTGattttttgggtagtttttttccttttgatacTTTCGTATGTAAAAATTGCCAAGAACCTTCTGAAAATTTCGAGGAGAAGGGCAAATTTTCCCAATGCAGGAAAATACACCAAGACAGCAAGAAATTCCTTCATTGTTCTCATAATTTTCACCATCTGTTTCGTGCCTTATCACATATTCCGGTTTGTGTACATCACATCGCAGTTACAAACCCCATCCTGCCACTGGACAAAGATCATTCACGTGTGCAATGAGGTGATGCTCGTATTTTCATCGTTTAACAGCTGCCTAGACCCAGTTATgtatttcctaatgtccagaAGTGTCCGTAAGACTGTATTGCAACTGATATGCACAAAACTTCATGGAGAGTCGAGTCTAAACCTGGAGAGCACTTCAGACATAAAACTTGGCCAATACGCTCAGGAGCGATTATCCACCACCACTCCTCACTCCAGCTACTCGAGGAAGAAATCTGTGATTTGA
- the GPR82 gene encoding probable G-protein coupled receptor 82 isoform X1 — protein sequence MNSSCLQPSPATTVALPIIYSCLLPAGFFGNILAAWVCSQKAPTRRTQYIYLANLVIANLLVCSTMPFLAAYFAGGHRWPYGSLACRIAHHLGALVMQVSMYVTITILSSIAFSQYATLTKNCGTQHCPALPRNFCGRLLHQFRRPKFAKYLCVVIWLIVLCITATAITYNIQDRVSGEFPTCYNIKVEAGERPEMIAGSFATACFFLSFMAVLWSYYSLTRHLSRIQKNTSIGEKHLIYRKVKRNILVIQMILTVCFLPYHIFKPIFYVLLTDDCPRLNYLVEIKNFLTCLAAAKCSLDPVITLLLDKTFKKSLYGLFTKSTPEHQ from the coding sequence ATGAATTCATCGTGTCTGCAGCCATCGCCAGCTACCACCGTAGCTCTCCCCATCATCTACTCCTGCCTCCTCCCCGCTGGATTCTTTGGGAACATTCTGGCTGCCTGGGTATGTTCACAGAAAGCTCCCACCCGAAGGACACAGTACATTTACCTGGCCAACCTGGTGATTGCAAATCTGCTGGTTTGCAGCACCATGCCCTTCCTGGCTGCCTACTTTGCGGGCGGGCACCGCTGGCCCTACGGCTCGCTGGCGTGCAGGATCGCCCATCACCTGGGGGCACTGGTGATGCAGGTCAGCATGTACGTGACCATCACCATCCTGAGCTCCATTGCCTTCAGCCAGTATGCCACCCTGACCAAGAACTGTggcacacagcactgcccagctctcccaAGAAACTTCTGTGGGCGCCTGCTGCACCAATTCCGGCGGCCGAAATTCGCTAAATATTTGTGTGTCGTTATCTGGCTGATTGTGCTGTGCATAACAGCCACAGCCATCACGTACAACATCCAGGACAGGGTTTCAGGAGAGTTCCCCACGTGCTACAACATCAAGGTAGAAGCTGGTGAACGTCCTGAAATGATTGCAGGTTCCTTTGCCACTGCGtgcttttttctgtcttttatgGCTGTTTTGTGGTCATACTACTCTCTTACCAGACATCTGAGCAGAATACAAAAAAACACCTCTATTGGAGAAAAACATCTGATTTacagaaaagtgaaaagaaacatTCTTGTCATCCAGATGATATTAACTGTCTGCTTTCTTCCATACCATATTTTTAAGCCAATTTTCTATGTACTGCTTACAGATGACTGTCCAAGGTTAAACTATCtagtggaaattaaaaatttccttaCTTGTCTTGCTGCTGCTAAATGCAGTTTAGATCCAGTTATAACCCTTCTGCTAGataaaacatttaagaaaagTCTTTATGGCCTGTTTACAAAATCCACACCAGAACATCAATAA
- the GPR82 gene encoding probable G-protein coupled receptor 82 isoform X2: MPFLAAYFAGGHRWPYGSLACRIAHHLGALVMQVSMYVTITILSSIAFSQYATLTKNCGTQHCPALPRNFCGRLLHQFRRPKFAKYLCVVIWLIVLCITATAITYNIQDRVSGEFPTCYNIKVEAGERPEMIAGSFATACFFLSFMAVLWSYYSLTRHLSRIQKNTSIGEKHLIYRKVKRNILVIQMILTVCFLPYHIFKPIFYVLLTDDCPRLNYLVEIKNFLTCLAAAKCSLDPVITLLLDKTFKKSLYGLFTKSTPEHQ, translated from the coding sequence ATGCCCTTCCTGGCTGCCTACTTTGCGGGCGGGCACCGCTGGCCCTACGGCTCGCTGGCGTGCAGGATCGCCCATCACCTGGGGGCACTGGTGATGCAGGTCAGCATGTACGTGACCATCACCATCCTGAGCTCCATTGCCTTCAGCCAGTATGCCACCCTGACCAAGAACTGTggcacacagcactgcccagctctcccaAGAAACTTCTGTGGGCGCCTGCTGCACCAATTCCGGCGGCCGAAATTCGCTAAATATTTGTGTGTCGTTATCTGGCTGATTGTGCTGTGCATAACAGCCACAGCCATCACGTACAACATCCAGGACAGGGTTTCAGGAGAGTTCCCCACGTGCTACAACATCAAGGTAGAAGCTGGTGAACGTCCTGAAATGATTGCAGGTTCCTTTGCCACTGCGtgcttttttctgtcttttatgGCTGTTTTGTGGTCATACTACTCTCTTACCAGACATCTGAGCAGAATACAAAAAAACACCTCTATTGGAGAAAAACATCTGATTTacagaaaagtgaaaagaaacatTCTTGTCATCCAGATGATATTAACTGTCTGCTTTCTTCCATACCATATTTTTAAGCCAATTTTCTATGTACTGCTTACAGATGACTGTCCAAGGTTAAACTATCtagtggaaattaaaaatttccttaCTTGTCTTGCTGCTGCTAAATGCAGTTTAGATCCAGTTATAACCCTTCTGCTAGataaaacatttaagaaaagTCTTTATGGCCTGTTTACAAAATCCACACCAGAACATCAATAA